The stretch of DNA TTCCAGAACTATAGAAATAGAATCTAAAAGATCAATGAGTTTGTATCAATAATATGTATGAGGGTTTCCAAAGGTTAAGAAAAAAGCAAATGCATGGTCACTTGGCAAGCATGTTATACATGTATTATGCATTGTTCTCTactttttatatatcatttatttaCTTAGCAATTTTTTGCTAAAAGTAAATGTTAAAGTATCCAAGTATGTATGTCTACATCTATGAAGAGTTATTTCCACTAGACCTCATGGACATacaacaagttttttttctttttaaaaaaaaaaaaaggttcccaATCAATGGATGGGGGATCAGATCTAAATTCTAACAGATTAGGTCCACAAATTCACACATCTCTTGAGACCAAGCTAATGTCACCCTGGCAAAAGATATGGAATTGAATGAAAAAAGAGCACTGATTCTCTAAGACCCTGACACAGTACCATATTTATCCATTACTTCTGATCATAAGGACACCTGCAGACCACCCAGCTGAACATAGACCTCTCCAATGGATGGCTATTAACATCACTGGGCAGTTAAAATATACATTAGATTTTGATTGGGTTTAATTGTGCAAGACTAGATATTGTCAGTTGTAGTAAATCTCTATCTGCAACAAGGGAAGGAGGTCAGCTTAGAACATCTGTGAAGTGacttatatttatttctatctaATACCTGTTGTTTTTAGTTTAGGACAATTACTAGCCACAGTACTTTATTACTGTCTAGCAATAGAGGGAGCCAGTGTAGTGGGAGGTCTCAATTGAAGTAATAACAAGATGTCCACATTTACATCAAAACAAACTGCCCTCATCACTAACCTACTAGAGGcttagagtgctagatttggagactagaagacctaaatttgaaCCCTGACTGAAATAGttattccctgtgtgaccttagacttttcctctctcaccctgtttcttcatctataaaatgggaataacagtaaCACACAACTTAAGCActatgtaaggatcaaatgaaaaaaatgtgtataAAGCACTTTAGAAAACTTACGgagctatgtaaatattagctagtattactatcatcattattattaattactctTGAATCAAAGTTCCTGCCCCTAGAACAGATATAGCACCCATGGTCACAGATATCTTAGCCTCTAAATTCTTCCTACCAATGCATGCAGAATACCACTCCATCTTTCCCACAGTAGTCCAGCTGTGGGTCTTGTTTAGTGTTTTACACGTATCTGCTATGAGTCATGGTATTCCAGACTGCAACATGATGAAGTTGACATATTTATTCATGTGAAATGTATACTCAGACCAAGGATTAAGTAGGGTAGCAAAAGGTTTCATGCTTTCCCCTCTCATGGACTACCTATCTTTCTGTATGGCAGTAACATtacactttattttgttttaaggaTGATTTCCAGTGATTGTCattctgactattataaatatacaaattaaaaataaaggacatatgaagaatgACACTGCCTAAttcaagagaaagaacagataagtagatgtatagaataattttacacatatatgtgtgtgtatatatatatacatatatatatacacacacacatatgccacacatacacacacacatacacacacacacacacacacacctatttgtgtctagtgGTAGCAATCTCTAGGGTGGTGGGGAgcaaaaaaattacatgataaattttactacatatttaaaaggaatagcaaattgtacataacagatttgcatttttatgtgaaattatcttttttattatactatgttacagaaatacttgttttattccataaattaattttttaaagaagaaacttTATAAGATTCTGAATTAAGCCAGAATCCCATTTTTTCCACTTtgcatgaaaaatattatttacaagccagaagatagatagatagatagatagatagatagatagatagatagatgatagatagatagatagatagatagatagatagatagatagatagatagacagacagacagataatctTTCCAATGAGGATATCTACCTCTTAAAttgaactaaaattttaaaaactgtttggTGAGTTTATGGAATTAGAGCAATGGTAAGAATATTCTCATCAAGCTTGGAAGTTTGGTGAATCATGATTTCATGATCCAAGAAATTCCTGGGAAGTCACCCAAAATTTAGCATCAGACAGTCATGGAGACCTCTCTATGGAGAGTAGTGAAGGTATACTAACAATATTTCTCATCCAGTTTACACTGTGTCCTTAGGATTTTTCATTGTGTCCTTAGGATCATTGATTTTGAAATGGAAGGGACTTGGACATTATTCTAGTCAAGAAGTGTCCAACTTACCACCTGTAACAAAACTCCTAAGTGCAAGCCATAAtctgataaaaatataattgagaaatgttaataaaataaaaatataacataacaaagataatgttaatttgtggttttctaaatcaacccATGACTATAgagatccatttctatttcagtttgacatcaCTATCTAGTCAAATCATCTTATTCTATATATTAGGAAAGTGGGGCACAAAGAGCTTAAGTGGCTTGCCaagagtcatacaactaataaatacCTGAAACAGTATTTAAATCAAGGTTTTCCTCAATCATAGGTTAActttctatccattattccaAATTGCCTCTCATTTCCAAAATTTTAATCAGTTCTTAGGGTTATCACATTCTTTCCTTACACTTTTCACaaatgttacatttttaaaactgtcCCCAAATTACTGATGAGTAGAGCTTTacttgaaataaaagaaagagccctggacttagAATCAATACTAGTTAGATTTCAGTCTTATCTTTCTCAGTTACTAGCTGTAAGATTATGAAAAGTCACTGGAATACACTGAGTTTTCATATGCTCTCCTAAAAATAGggattaatattttttctagcaaTCTCATTGAGTTGCTGTATGGATCAAATGATTTAATGTATGTGAAGATCCTTTGTAATTACAAGACATCATACAAGTATAAGGACTTACTAGCCACAAAGCTTTCCTAAACCTGttgtgaattttcattttctctagtCACAAAAGGTGCTCCCTTAGTTCGGTCTTTTTGAAAGATCACTCTCTGCTCAGCTAGAACAAAGCTCTGTTAGCCTAATCTACTGGCTGAACTAAACTGTTCATCTGACTAATTCCTAATTCATTAGCTAAAGCAACTAGTGGTACCATGTGGTAACAGAACATTGGCCTTGAAATCAGACCTGATTTCATGTCCTATCTCTGGCAAAGACTAGCTGTGAGATcgttagcaagtcacttaacatctctgtgcctcagaagGTTATCTAAAACTGTTTGTTATAGGCAAATGGTTGCACTGCATCATAGGTTGAgacaaaacaaagagagaaaccATGTGACTGAGTTTGTCAGATTAATCCTTTATTTTAGgatcattttaaagacaaggaatgAGATGATGAATGCAGGTAAACTAAGGCAATTTGCAACACTTAAATAGGTGAATACAAGTCATTGCATGGTATATAGGATATTCTGCTAGAAATGGAGTAAGGGTTCTGAATAAAACAAGTGGGTGTAGTTGATCAAGTGCTAgaaaggagttaggaagacacaaattcaaatgtggcctcagctATTTAGTATTCAAGTAACAATTTCAATCAGTGTCaagttcctcatttgtcaaatggttgttattcagttctttcagtcatgtctgattttcttGACCCCATCCAGGGTTTTTGTGTCAGATACTAacatggtttgctatttccttctccagctcactttacagatgaggaaactgaggcccacaggattaagtgacttgcctaagatcatacaacttagtaagtgtctgaggccagatttgaacttagggagatGAGGCTTACTGACTCCAGCCCCAAtactctatccgctgtaccacctagctgtccctatctgtcaaatggaaataatagtaacacctacctcacaatgctattgtgaagatcagatgagataatatatgtataagaTGCCTTGCAAACCCTAAATTTCCATATAAATGGTATTGCtgtcatcattaccatcatcactattattacaATACATGTGGGCATATCGTGATGAGAAAGAACCACTCCTATCatgcctttctttccttctccagtacctAACTCCAACAAGGCAAGACGTGATAGAAACTTCAGAAGTGTTGCTGTCCCCTGCTAGAATGACAGGTGAAAGAGCTAATACATTCCCTTTCCTCTGTCCATCAGTCTCTATCCATGGTCTGGCACACAGAATGCCTGGATCAGAGCACTAGCCTTATTCCTCTACAGTGTCCCTGAACATCCTTTGCTGACAGGCTTGGCTGGACCATTTAGGAGAAGCATGCCTATGAACGATCAATGCCAACCTCTcgtcccttctctcccctctgtccaTGCCTGACAGCATGACAGAATCATCAGGGGTTTTGAATGCTGTACCTCTCAATCTAGGTAACCAATTTGTTCTGCATTTGTGCAAAAGTTGGTGTTTGGGCATGTGAgaagaggaaatggggaaaaaatagtctcaCTGACAGGAAGGATTTAATCATTCAATATAGCCTTGGAATGAAAATATAGGGGTATTCAAGTTCCTTCACACATACAGTCACCTCCAGGCTTCAAGATTCTTAGCTCTGAAGCTCTCAGCAGGCTTCTCTAACTGGAAAAATTCCAAATCATTTGGGATTGCATGAAATTGAGAGATCAACTCTGCTTTGTTAATCAACTCTATTATGTTCTCAAAATAAAAAGTATCCACAAGAACAGCACTGCCTAATGCAGACCATATGTCTCATTGATATTTGGTCAGTTCTCAAAGGGTTCCTCTTCTCAGGCTGCATGTTATGTCAATAGATAACACATATTATGATCTTATATTATGAGAAGAAGTCAGAGCCTATCCTCTTTGTTCTGGCTAGCTAAATGAATCAATATTtaaatcaataatttttattactaCTAAATAATAGGACCTAGGACAAGGTACATAACATGATACAGCTACTAGCTACATGATACCATGCATCTTCCAGATGGTGCTAGACacaataatgtaaaataataaaacaaatatgcaatcCATCATGTTCAATATTTAACTGAATGTTCACTGTTTACTGTTCAAATATTTAATCACCACTTCCTAAACAAGGAATGGGAGTCAAAAAGAATGCTCCTGTTCTCAACATGGCTTGTAGCTTACCTGATATTTCCTTTGGATTCTAAGACATGTTATACAGATTACCAATAGCAAATACATGGCTAGTAGCACTGATTCCTCATCATAGcaaatatatatctatctatatatgtgaaaAGCCCTTCACTGATAAGACAAACATGTCACAAAAGTATACCTAACtgatataatttcaaaattagaCAAAATTTTAAGTCAGAGCTAAGATGGATGATTTTTTACACTAAATGATAAAGTTCTGCCTGGGGAAAAGAGTGAAATCTATCCCAACAGTTTCTGCAAAGCCCCTTTCACTTCTCTGTTCCTGAAGGAATAAATAATTGGGTTGAACACAGGGATGATGACAGAGTAGAGGACAGTGATGATTTTGTCCCTTTCCAAAGAGAGGTTGGAGGTTGGGCGGATGTAGGTATAAATTACAGTGGAATAATAGAGGGAGACCACAGTAAGGTGAGAAGAGCAAGTGGAAAAGGCTTTCTTCTTGCCTTTAGAGGAGCGAATCCTCAGAACTGTCCTAATAATATATCCATAAGAAACCAGGATAAGGGAACAACTTCCCACCCCAAATATCATATTAACACAGAAAGCTAGAGTTTCATTGAGATGGGTGTCAGAGCATGACAGCTTCAGTATGGGTGGCAGCTCACAGAAGAAATGGTCAATAACAAGGGATTTGCAGAAGGACAAGGGGACTGCCAAGCTGGTATGGACTGCTGAGTTGCTTATACCAATGGCCCAGATGCCTCCAGCCATTCCACTGCAGACATGACTACTCATGACCATTGAGTAATGCAGGGGATGACAGATAGCAGCATAATGGTCAAATGCCATGATGGCCAAGAGGAGAACCTCTGAGACTAAGGCCCATGTGAACATGAACATCTGAGTCATGCAGCCTGCAAACGAAATAGCAACCTCCTAAGAAAAAAGGTTGGCTAACATCTTGGGAACGATAGTAGATGTACATAAGATGTCAATGACAGACAAGTTGCCCAAAAGGAAGTACATGGGTGTGTGAAGCTGTTGACTAGCATAGATGGTGAAGAAGATGAGAGAGTTTCCCACCACAGCAGTTATATAGGTACACAGGAAGGACACTAACAAAAACAGGCGTAACTCTGGAAGGTTGGAGATTCCTATCAGTATGAATTCTATTTCCATTGATTGATTCTTCATCCCAATAAATTAAAGATTGGCCTTGAAAAGAAGTCAAATAATAATGAGCTAGATTCCTTTGATTCAGTTCAAGACACTTCAATAACTACTTTaagacttctttttttattttagatcATAGGATGTACTTTTGAAATGTTACCTTAGAGCCCATATTTTAcatcatctttttatttattaagccTATCATGAGGGCATTCTCTATGCACAATACCACTTTAGGGATAATGGATGTGTAGCAGGAATGGGAGTACCAAGGAATATATCTCCTCCCTAAGACATATTTGAGGAGACACCAGTCACAGACAAAGTTATGCAACAAGGGAAAATAAGATAATTAAGCACCTAAATAAATACTGTGATAAAATACCTTTACATGGTAATTATACTTACAAAATATttaatccattctaatttttcacaATAATCTTTTGAGgtaattattttcactttatagatgaggaaattgaagtttatAGAAATTCATTGACCTTTCCAAATTCACACAACAAATCCATGTATTAGGGGGAGaggttcactttttttttatacaaatgtCTTCTACTTCACAATGTTGccaaaaaaaatgagaggaggaagagattggTGCATGCAGGGGATATTTAGAGTAAAGGGCATAGTGAAGAGCTGAAACTTGAAATGGACCGTGAATTAAGATTTGAAGAGTCAGAGAGGGGATCTATATGAGCCAACACTGAAGAGTTATTATGAGAAAGGACTGTGAAGGAAATTCGGGTTCAAAGGTTATTAGGTGAAAGAGAAAAGCTAAGGAGTTTGAAGCATTAAACATGCATGAATCTGAATATCACCTTGCATGTGGTAAGCAATttataaatagattttaaatgCATCAATGATTGCATAAAATTCCTTAACTGGGGAACAGGAAATTCAGGTCTTTATCCTAGTCTAGTCATTAGCTATGTAATTTTAGGTGGACCAGTTGATTTctcttgttttcagtttcctcatctgtaaaatggggttagggAGTATGAAATGATCGTATAAATCCCTTCTAGATCATATGACCTGTCATTACATGACCTAGTAAactcttttcagttttaaaagcATCTTTAAAAGTCAACCTGATTTTTTTGGCCAGTAGGACTACTCAGTAATATACTACTTTTAATGAATTGACCTAGATTAGAGAAGTGAGTTGAAGACTCATATCCTTAGCTCTTTTAATGAGCATAAAAATTACTCAGAGGTTTAATGAGTCAAGAGCATGATAAGATTATGGAAATCACTACTACTACATTTTCCAGATTCTGATAGACTCATCTCACACAACTTGTGCACATTAGAAAATGCAGAAGGTTTTATAGTGTTGGGTATAGTTAACACTTTTAGATTattgttaatttcattttaaatttttttaattcctacATTTTACATAAGAAATGGAGAATTTGCATTACTTCtacagaaaatacattttaaatgattttaagaTTGGGCCCTAAAAtccttaaggaagaaaagaaactgaggttattTATTCCATATTACGCTAcctcttctctgagtctcagttatcATTTCTGTAAGAGAGATCACATATGCTTAATAAAAGGTATTTACAGAATTACTAGgcagatcaaaagagataattagtataaataattttgtaagtAATAAAAAACCTACAAATTTGAACAACTATTATCTCTGCTATTATCACTTCTGGCATTTAATAGTACaagatacaaagaataaaatggacTTAGGCACAAATTGATTAAGGATAGTGACTCACATATGCTGAAGActgtcacttttctttttatgaagattttctggaaaataaaaaaggttttcAAGGTTTGCAAACTTCAAATTCTATACACAAGGCAGCTgacatcatcattttcatcatttgaaATGGATATCTGAACAGGAGACACAAAGTGAACAATGttgttaaatttaatacatttttaaaaagcatgtaaCAAGTTTAGTGTTTCATGTCTTTTTCATTGTGTATTGCAATGCTTACATTTGCTAATAATAAagtttgtaataaaaataaaattcaattttactAAAGAGTGACTAAACAGACACATCTATAGGTCCACATCATGAAAAACTTTATTGGAGCAGTTGCTGCTCACTCTTAAGTTGAGCTTATCACATAGGCTAAAAAAACAGCACCAGACAGAATGCCAAGGCATCTTCCTAGTTTTGAAGGTCTGTCTTCCTACTGCTATACAAGATGCTGCTACTTTTTGCACACACTCACAGTGGTGGGAGCCAcaaatttcctttattatttattCCAATCTCAAAGAGTCTTCATCAGGATTTTTTCCTTATAGTTAATCTGAGTTCCTCACAGTACAATTGAATTCTATTGATTTCCTCTGTCCTCCTTAGAGATGGAGAAATAGTGAGCTGTAGCACTCAGAACTGCCCTTGTTTTTAATGGCCCTGTAAAAAGTCACAG from Notamacropus eugenii isolate mMacEug1 chromosome Y, mMacEug1.pri_v2, whole genome shotgun sequence encodes:
- the LOC140516864 gene encoding olfactory receptor 13G1-like; the protein is MTQMFMFTWALVSEVLLLAIMAFDHYAAICHPLHYSMVMSSHVCSGMAGGIWAIGISNSAVHTSLAVPLSFCKSLVIDHFFCELPPILKLSCSDTHLNETLAFCVNMIFGVGSCSLILVSYGYIIRTVLRIRSSKGKKKAFSTCSSHLTVVSLYYSTVIYTYIRPTSNLSLERDKIITVLYSVIIPVFNPIIYSFRNREVKGALQKLLG